The window TATTTGTATCTATAGAGTCTAAAGTTTTTTGTATTTTATCTTTTAATGAAGAATTTCTTCCTGTAACAACTATAATCTGAAAGTCTTTATCAATACTCAATAAGTCTAAGAAAGCTTCTTTAATATTACCTGCACCAAAACTTCCTCCCATTAGTAAAACTGTAAACTTATCGTTTAGATTAAGTTCTTTTTTTATACCGTCTATATCACTTGATAAGAAAGATTTTTCAATAGGTATACCATATGGGTATATTTTATCCTTAGATATTCCTTCTTCTGCTAAAAGGTATTTAACGTATTCGTCTCCAACTATGTAACTATCGACTTCATCTTGAATCCAAGTAGAATGGATAGTGTAATCTGTAAGAATAGATATTATAGGTATATCTATGATGTTGTTTTTTTTCAAATTACTAACAGCCATTAAAGGAAATGGGTGTGTTCCTATTATTGCATCTGGCTGCATTTTAGTTATTAGTTTTTTTAACTTTTTTATCATATATGTAAGCACAAGGTTGCTATTTATTTCATTTTTACTTATCTTAAGATCAGATATTTTATAGATTGTACCATAAGCCTTTGGTGTATACATTGCTGATTTTTCATATCCTTTAGATATTATAGTATCTATTGTAGGGCTTACAAATTTCAAACTATCTATTATCTCACAGTCGATATTTTTAGTGAATAATTCTTCTTGTATTGCTTTTGCCGCCCTATTATGACCACCGCCAGTAGAAGCAGAAA is drawn from Tepidibacter hydrothermalis and contains these coding sequences:
- a CDS encoding MGDG synthase family glycosyltransferase, whose protein sequence is MKKVLILSASTGGGHNRAAKAIQEELFTKNIDCEIIDSLKFVSPTIDTIISKGYEKSAMYTPKAYGTIYKISDLKISKNEINSNLVLTYMIKKLKKLITKMQPDAIIGTHPFPLMAVSNLKKNNIIDIPIISILTDYTIHSTWIQDEVDSYIVGDEYVKYLLAEEGISKDKIYPYGIPIEKSFLSSDIDGIKKELNLNDKFTVLLMGGSFGAGNIKEAFLDLLSIDKDFQIIVVTGRNSSLKDKIQKTLDSIDTNKNVVILPFTNKMNDILSVSDILITKPGGLTTTEALLKEIPMIIPYYIPGQEGENLDFLLNSGVALKTTEKYNLKILITLLMENPNRLDNLKSNIKSLKKLNSSENISNLIVSKIK